Part of the Ficedula albicollis isolate OC2 chromosome 6, FicAlb1.5, whole genome shotgun sequence genome is shown below.
ATCTTGGGGGAATGGTGGcaatttgatttaatttgtcAGATTTAAAATGCTTGCAAGCATTTAGTATAACATTGCTTCTATTTTGAAACTCCAAAATATCTTTTTGGTGGAGGGGGGAAATTATCCATGAGATTATTTTCGGGAGCAGCTATGAGATGCACAGTGCTTTACAAGTTCatgtaaataaaacatttctgtgagcAATTTGAAGGTATTTTTCTGTTAAGTGGCTGATGGTTATTCCAATACCTAAtacatttatttagaaaaaaagtgTCAATGTTGTCTATAACTACATGGGACAGTGTTAAAAAGACAATACTGTCCtcattttaatgcagtttttgaATGTCAACTTTCTGTTCCTTAAGATTTTCAGGAAAGTCTAAGGTAAgtaaatttcttttgcttttgggaTGTTGAGAGTTTTTTCATTGTCTTTCACAACCTGCCTTCATGCATTTTTTACCGATTACGTTTAAAGCTATAAAGTAGAAATATGTTCTTCAATTTCCACttgtataattttctttgtgaagtATTGTCTGGGAAAGCCTTCTGTAGTTATTTATAGATTTGGATTTCTGAATAGAAGTTTTATACTTGAAGTAGAAAAAAGTAGGTGCTTGACATATGCTTGAACACTTCTTGACCAGAGGGTCACTGTTCCACAGATCTGCATCTTGCATTTGAGACACCACATTTACATGTCCTGAGGGTGAACAACTTGGAAACTAGGTGGTTACTTCAGAGGGAAATTAGGAAATGCCCAGGTCACATTTACTGTTTGAATAAACTGCAGCTGATGCTCTCCAGGGTAAGCATCAGTTACCCTTAGGTTAAAATATGATGTCCTTTGTGTATAATGTACAATGGTACTGCTAGgttatttctttcaaaacctgaaaacaaCTCCCAGTAGTTTTTTGGAGTATCTAATTTTGTTACTagtgtaataaaaaaaatcaaaattgcaTCCCCCAAAACCATGCTTAGCATAGATaggtatttatttgtttgctgtATGAGTCAAAAATAGCATGTGAAACAGACACAACTGTAGAATGTTGCAAGGAGCAAATCTTACTTGGAACGTTGCCTTTATCAGGTAGGGGATATTAAAACCACGATTTTTAAACCCCTGGGAATAAGatagcaagaagaaaagaagaaaggtagcaagaaggaaagaagaaaaataacaagtttTGTTAGATGAAAGAcattctctttctctctctctctcttgctctgtttttttggttgtgttttatttttttcccctatggGGAAGATGGAGTAGTGGGTGGGGTGAACAGCAGGGTTGACTGGTGATTTCTTTGTGTTataaaacatttccaaagtgggtttttttaatctgcttttctgtgtctctTTCTAAGTTTCAGGGACGCAGGAAGATGATGTGTTATGGATAGCCATGGCAGGCATTCACCAGATATGGGCACTGATGTTGGAAGGTGGAAAACTACCAAAGGGAAGGTAAGCAACTGTACTAAGAGAAATGTGAAATTGCTGCTTGTCTTGATAAGCAGCTTTCAAGTCCCAAAGAGAGAGATAAtcaaattaaactgaaaataatttagtttaaaGGCTTATATGTTTAAAAGTCTGCCTCCTTATCCCACATCTGTTAGATGAAATGAAAGATGCTACTTCAGCTATACAGCTATGGCTTGGTAAGGTCCATTCATATAATTGAATGTTACATTTCCTTGCATTAGCTGAGTTACCTAGTAATGAATGATGTGCTGAGGTGATATTAAAGCACAAAGGCACTGAGTAATTCCTCACTGCTGCATTAGAGTTGGTTTTATAACTCAAAGTGCCTCTTTATGCATGTTGTCTGAGCCGTTTCAAACTCATGATTGAATCGGGTGCTCTTTGCCTTTAGTGACTTAAAGAAAGGAGTCTGCCTTCGCTTTGCTGGGAGTGGCAATGAGGAGAACAGGAACAATGCTTACCCCCACAAGGCAGGGTTTGCCCAGCCctcggggctgtccctggcCCCGgaggagccctggagctgcctgttcGTGGCTGACAGCGAGAGCAGCACCGTGAGAAGCATCTCGCTCAAGGACGGCGCCGTGAAGCACCTTGTAGGAGGAGAGAGAGACCCATTGGTAATCACCTCAAACTTCCCCACACTGCCCTACTAACATTCCTCAAGCCTGACCTGGAGGAACCACTTTTGGGGTGAGAGGGCACATCAGTTTCCATGGCCATCCATTTCTTAACTTCACTGCTTGGAATGCAAATGTGTGGCAGTTGTGACGCTCAGGTTGTAGTGCAGACTGTTGCTCCTTAgataagaaattaattcacttATTCTTGAGATAGCCAGTTTGATTCAGCATTGTGTGGTCATTAAATCAGCTGGATTCATATTTACAACTTAGATATGAGAGTTTCCATTTCTGTGGTTAGCATCCATACTTCCAGGTTTCCAGTATCCttgttttgaaattgttttgtttttttatttttaaagtcagtgAATTTCCATTTAATGACAATCATTAATTTCATGCCCACATTGAATCATCAAAtctattaattaaataaaataatttttcagaatttgtttgCTTTCGGTGATGTGGATGGAGCAGGCATAAATGCAAAGCTGCAGCATCCCTTGGGAGTAACATGggacaagaaaagaaagctgctCTATGTGGCAGATTCCTATAATCATAAGGTAAGTGTATAGTAGCTTGTTATATACAGACTTGGAAATTTTATTGCTacaaagaataattttagtAACATAGACAGATTTTGCTTGGTCCTGTTAAGCTGAGGAAATGAATTACACTAATTACTTTGTgggttctttttctttccttccttccttccttcccttctggGTCATTCTCTTTACCATTGTTTTGCTGTCACATTCTCTTCTGGGTCCTTCTCTTTACCATTGTTTTGCTGTCACATTCTTCTGTCTTGATATGATGGTCTCTTGGGGAAGGTGAATTTAAAGTGGCAAGTTACAGTTCAGACTAAAGACTTTCTGTGTACTTTTCCAAAGATACTGAACTACAATAAAAGAGCTAGAAGGGCTTATTCAGGAGTACTGCAGGTTTGATAAAAGTGAGAGGACAAGAGGActtgtttttccctttaaaaagcCACCTAAGTTTTGAGAAGTATTGTGGGTTACCTCCATGGAACTCTAGGATAGGGGACATTGTTTTACATGAATGTTCTTATGTGATATTACATAAGCATTCATGTCTAGAAGGTTTTTAACTGTACACTGACTACATGCATTACAAGAGAAGTAGTGTTTGATTTGAAGAGTAAGATATATAACACTAAATGCTAATTGAAATTGTAAGGCAGATGATATTTTGTTTCAGATCTTGTATAAGACATTATGAACctttttgctatttaaaaaaaccccatctatttgtagaagaaaaataatttagaagttAGCCTGCCAATTTTGTTATGCACTCACTGTTTTGCAGATGTTTCTAGAAAGGCAGCAAACATTAGAAAAACAAGTCATCCAGCATACTTTTATTGCTGAGGGTTAGGTACCTCCAAAGTTATGGAAGGGAGCCCTGAATGAAGACCACAGGAAGAAGTGAAGTCCGTGAGGGagtggagagaggaaaagatggGACATGTCACTTAGTAAAGAGAGGTAACACAGCATCTAGGCTGCACACCTGGTAGCTGAGGTACTCAAAATGCAGGGCTAGCTAATGGAAATGTGGGGCTTGAGATAATACAGAACATCTAAATCCTGCTGGGTTTTCTCAGAGAAGCTTTTTGTGTCCTTGTTGGTCGTAGATTAAGGTTGTGGATCCCAAGATGAAGAACTGTGCTACCCTGGCAGGCAcaggagaagcaggaaatgTTGTTGGTTCCAGCTTTACCCAGTCAGCTTTCAATGAACCAGGAGGTTTGTGTGTTGAGGAAAACGGCCGCCTGATGTATGTTGCAGACACAAATAATCATCAGATTAAAGTCCTGgatttggaaacaaaaattctttcCATGGCAAGTAATACTTATTAAACAGGCTGATAGTGGTGCTTCTtgatataaattattatttcagacTTCAGCAAGTGTGATAAAAATGAGACAGCTAACTTTGTGTACAGTAGCTGTATCCACAGGATGTTTTTTGGTGATCAGGCAAATAAACACTGCCTGTTAGCACAGATGTTGAAACCCTCAGTCTTCAGAAAGACAACTTCTACGTGAAAACAGAAAGTGACAAGCCTCTAGAAAAAGTTAATACAGAAATGTCACTCATTAAAATGTTCAGCCCAGTTTTTCAGCATGAAAGGCATTTTATGAGCACTTtgtaaaaaaaagggaagtgaaGACTATTACCAAGCCCTGTAATAAGCTGTAAGAGATGATTTTGGGAGGTTAGCAACTTAAAGCAAGGTATATAAAGTGCTTTCAAGTTGTCAAATTAAAACCACTCTTAAAGTTGAGCACATCTTTTTTTGGAttgtaaacaaacaaatcttTGCTCATGTCCACCTTAAAATGCCACTATATCTTAATGATTTTTtgaaatgtatatatatatatatttatgacaTAATGGCCCTAATGTCTTCTCATGTTTCTTGCATTTAATAATACACAGTCTCCATGTGTGCTTAAATTTTCATATCATGTAACATGTTGGTGAATTTTCTGGGAAATTCTCCTTTATTTTACTGTGCAATGTGCATAGTTAAAATCCTGGATTTTATTACTGAAGCATGCAGTAATAACAGAATTAGaaggaaatatatttacagtttttataaagcaaaactgtaaaaattttaaattaagggATACTATAAAGTAGTTGTGGTTTTTATGGCTTTAATAGTAAATACTGCTTTCATTTGGGTTAATCAggatctttttattttaagaaaacattttgtccttccctttttctattttttcatagTATTTTGCACACTGTCAGAAAGTTTTAGGCCAATAGCCATATGATGTCACTTTGAAACTGTGATTGTGTTGTGAAAGcccatttattttcagtactaataaaaataaatatttgatttccaCTGATAGTTGCCTATCCTGAAGCCAGAAGCATGTGATGTTCCAGATAACCTGCCTGTGCAAAAGGATAAAATAGCAAACCTTCCAAGACTGCCTAAATCTGCACCAAATATTCAACTTCCTTCACTAATTGTAGCCCCTGGCCAGACaattcagtttttattaaaGTTGACTCTTCCTCCGGATTCAAAACTGAATGAAGAAGCTCCCAGTGCCTGGTTTATCACAGCAGAAGGTAAAGTCCCTGGTTAGGATGGGAAGTGGGATATATCAGCACATGCTGCAGTGCAGGGGATCTCAGTCTGATGAATCCAGACATCCTTCCCCATCCTGTGTTCCCATTTGACCTTGTGATGCAGTACATGATATTTAGAGGTGATGCATTTAACAGCTGGAGAGCAAAGAGTGAAAAAAGCCAAGCACCTGGTAGACTGCTTTTTGCTTGAGTTAATACATGCTGCATGATTTTATGACTCAATGCCATGAGTTAGGTGTTTGTAGCATACAGGTCATTTTTTAGTTCACATActctcaaatatttaaataaaagtgaaacTCAGGTTTCTAACAGTCAGCCTGAGCATTGCTAAATTGCACCAACCCATCTGTAAGACCAACACTACTGTTTGGAAATGCCATGATTTTACCTACAGTTTAATATATTTATGGCAGATATCCTACCTGGTGTATTAGATCTGTGATGCAAATGTATGGTACCTGTTAATTTAAGAAGTTTTGCTTGTGCATATCAAAATCATTGATTTAAGAAGTTTTGCTTGTGcatatcaaaataaattttaatagcCTTTAAAGAGTGTATAGGAAAAGATTGCAGTTCTATTGCATTTAAATAAGATGTACTATATATAATACACCTATAATACACCTGATGCAAAGCCATGGATCTCTCCATCTTTAAATGACTGATAAAgcattaataaattaattttcctttttttttcttctgttcacGACTGGAAAAATCAGGAAGGAAATTTCCTTTAATGTTGCATGTGGAAAGTCCTTGTTGTCCTACAGGTAGAATAGTGTTTTCTGTAGCTTTCAGACATGGTGTTAAATACCCTAATGATAAAATCTGTCCTTCTTTTGCAGATAACACCTGGTTGCTGCAAGGACAGTGTCTGACAGGAGAAATAAAGGATGTTCCCTGTCAAACTGTCATTCCCTTTCAGTTGCCTGGGAGCTGTGTGTCAGCTGAAGCCACCCTGGCCATAAAAGCGTGCCTCTACTACTGCAGCAAAGGTAGCAGTGCCTGCATGATGGCTGGGATCTCATTCAGCCAGCCCTTGCAGGTCACTGGCACAGACCAAGGCAGCTCAGCTCAAGTGGAACTGATTCACACCTTTGTAACCAACTAACACAAAGCCAGCTGATTTCACAGTTTATTTTGCTGTCCACCATTTCTGTGGGAGAAAGTACAAATAGATAACTTCACTCTATTTTTTCCTGGAGCTTATGACAAAGCTAAGAAATAATGTGCTTGGTAAAATGGAGTAGGTTTCCCTACAGCCTAACAGGAAAATTTATCTTCACAACCTCATTTCTTTACATTACAGTAGCAGCAATAACTTTGTAATACTGTAGACTCTGTTGCCAATTGTGAACATACTGGATGTCTGCCAGTCTTAAGAAGTGAGCAACAATTTTTAGAGTCCATTTGAAAGATCTGGTGTTACTTTGTGATGTTACTGTAAGATCTTTGCACTGTAAATAGTGTTAGAGTAGATAATTTTGGACTAACATTTCAAAATTCCTTTTGTGCCCTTACTACATTTCAATAGAATGTCAAAAGGAAGTTTCTTTCTCCAGTCTATAAAAGAAGTATCTTGCTTATTCTTCTGTAATGACACTTATGACacatgtattttgaaaatacatcttAAACTAGGTGCACCTCTAGTTGTATGCAAACTGAGCATTTTGCTTTAACTCAACATGACTGCCTTACGTGAAGAGCAAAGGTTCATGGGGAATTTTCTGTGAGAGGAAGGGTTCAAGTTCCTGCAGAAGAatttaatgctgatttttaacaAAGAATGTGCCTCTGCaatgtgtatatgtatataaaataacCACCACAAAGCCATGCTGGAGCTTTTCTGATACAcacaaatttacattttatagAAGTGGTAGATAATGGTTGAATatctactgcaaaaattaaatgtCAACCATTTCAAGCAGGGTGATTCACTCCCATTTTCATGATTTCTCTGCAAAGACTATTCTGCAAACTTCTGTCTTGCATATACATAATATTATGAAGAATATTACACTCAATCTTTTGAAGTCACTGTTAGTCCTTGGATTTCTTAGAGTGGCCACTGAACCAGAATTGTATACTTGATAATGAATTATTTCCATTCATGTTTAGAGCTTCTGATCTTTTGCTAGAACACTGGTAACCTAATCTTTGAGTAAGATGCTTTAAAACTCTATTACAAAACTCTGTCCTTTGTGGTTAAgtgttttgcaaataaaattccCTCAATTTGCCGAAGTAGGGGCagggtgatggtggtggtgcAAGTTTATTACCTGAACTAGAAGAGTTTCCACCATGCTTAAGTGGTAATTGGGTTAGGCCCTGTGCTCTGGTCATGATGATCCCTTCTGAGAAGATGATTTTATGTTGAAAGATAGTATTGTCACACATGTTATAAAGTGCAGtagcagaaatttttttttatatagtcTTTTCTAGAACAATTACTCCTGACACCTGTCAGTAAATCGCCACTATCAgttattgttttttcttaaaggcTGACTGAAATGTTGGTCGTGAACCCGAGAGGCTTTTGTTTAAGGGAACCATATGGACTGGTGTGGTTCTTCCTTCCATTGAAATGCCAGTCTAGCTGAGAGTTCTTTGTGGCACCAGAAATGGTTGTTATCTCACCTGTCAGCAAAGCAAGGgctgaaatgttatttttcttacGTTTGGTTTTTAAGTAACTTTTCTAATTCATTGTTTCAGCTCCTTTGGGTAAGCCTCTCAATTCTCACATGCCATTTTGAAGAGTGAAAAAGCTTTGCTACTTTGTTCAGAGATGGCAAATGCTGTTGGAAAGATGAAGATAAAGAAACTGATTTgagcatttattatttttacacttTAGTAAAACTCAGTCTTtcacaattttttgtttgtctgtttacCTTTGGATAGTAGCCAGGAAACCTTCAATCAGCTTCTAGGTGGCCTGCAGATTTTCTGTTGCTCTCTGGAAACAGCAAGCATTAGGTTCAGAAGTTCAGAATAAGGAACCAAACTATCACAGTTGCCTTGAATGTGCAATTCATCAGATGGAGCCTTTGTCTCTCATTTTGTCCcattatagaatggtttgggttggaagaggaCTGTAAGtccatcttgttccaaccccctgctgtggacagggacaccttccactagagcagcTTACTCAGAGCTGCACCCAGCCTGATTGTGAACACTTGCAGGGACCTGGcatccccagcttctctgggcagcctgtgccagtgtctgaccaccctcagagtaaagagtttcttcccaatatccaatcttAATCTTGTTTCAATTTGACCAGTTCCCCCTGctcctatcactacatgccctttTCAAAAGTTTCTGTCTAGCTCTTGTAGgtccttcaggtactggaaggtgccAGAAGGTCTCTCCAGTCTTCTCCAGAATGCACAACCCCAACTCAAATTTTCAGCTAGAATGacattatatttttctatttcagttgGATCAGGTCATCAAATTCTGCCTGTAttccaatattaaaaaaaaaaaatctattttgttaTTGACACTTGCAATTAATATATTGCTGTAGGGGAAACACTGTATTCCTTACTTTATTTAACTATAGTGTACAATGTTTAATTGTAGTTACATTTTTTATCTAAATGTTCTCTCCTTGCTCAGTCTCTTCTCACTGTGATTGGCCTTTAATCCTATAGTCTAACATAAAGTTTTGTTTGTCCAAGGCATAAGGATGCACATTCCCAGAGTCACTTACTTCTGTGTCACTTGTAGTGTACAGATATTTGAATGTTCAGTGATTagaaaagcacagattttttaGAGCTTATTTAGGGATactatttccatttcttcctccAGGGTTCACAAGCTGTTCTTACAATAAAGCAACAAGTGCCATAAATTTCACCAGGCAGACAAACAGAATAGCATGTACAAGctacagaaatttatttaagtACCAGAAAGCATCTTCCAAATATGATGcagaaaaataggaaatgttACTATTCTGTCTAAATATTGAAAAATCAGATATATTGATGACTGCTACCTCTTTCTGTGGAAACCTAGTTTTTTGGTGTTCTCTGATACAAAAATTCTAAGCAGGTTGGAATGGCTCAGCACTTCCAGATTTGTGTCTCACAGTAAAAGTTTGTAATACAAGGCCTTTTCCAAACATGACTTTCTACTGGCTTTAACAGGTTTTGCAGCAGACCTTAGTAAAGATTTAAATGACTATAGCAAGTCTCTAAGTAGAGTATTTGCCATGGTTGATTTgtataatggaaaaaaattcagtggcACTTTAAGTTTTTAGTTGTAGTGTTTGAATTTCTGGGACAGCTTTTGGTTTTGAGTGGATGTATTAATAATTCTGTGAGGTGtttttagtaattttatttaatttcagtataatattttttttactagacTAGAAAAAAGATAATGTGGCTTCAAAGAGGGAGgataatttgttttaatagCTCTTTCATGTTGCTTGAATGCAGTAATATCTTTCTCTAGTTTGCTCTCTTCTGTTGAAGGAAGGGTAGGGATGATGACTGTGTAAAGCTATTGAGGGGCACATATTTTATGCATATATTTCTAGTTGATTTCTTTATGTGATAGATTCTTActtcatttttagcttttctgttGGATGCAGTTCTTCACAGTTTGTGTTTGGCCTCTCATATCTTCCACCTGTAGAGCATTATAATGTTTGTATAGTGCTGTGGTATGTGGTACCAAGCAAGTTCAGAGCAGGTGAGTAATACATGAGGAACTAGTTTCATAGCATCAGGTAAATGCCTTATCTGCTTATCCTGAGAAAAGGTGCATATGGCTTCCAGTATATTGTATATATTCTTAATgcactgattttatttcagtaggAAAATATTGTAGCTGAAACCATGGGTAAAACTGTTTTATTgagagaacattaaaaaaaaatattcctaacCTCTTGCTCAGAGGAGGGGGATGATGAAAATGAAGAGACTTTCCTTTTAATGTAGGGCTGTGTCCTTTTGTTCCTTTAATTATTGACTATTTATTTTAGCAAAGATGGAGGCATTATTGACCATAATTTGTCTTGAATTTTTGATTCCTAACATGATTTTCTACATACATGGGAGCTTTAAATGTCTGACTTTGTAGAGTTGTGAGTGATAGATCTAGTTTCAAATGGGTTATAGTCTAGTAGACAATAGCAGAGTTTTATGTACATTCTTAAgatctgtaattttttaaaatcactggtATTCATTAAAACTTACCTCAAAGACACATTGAGGCTACACTCTCACAGAAGTGTGAAGtcaaaattaagttttctttgTTGTGGCGTGTGTGAGATGTGCTGTGACACATTGTATTTTCCAGGCTGCAGTTGTGCTGCCTAAGGAGAATTTTCCATGCACAGCAGCTCATCAGTCACCCCCAGTAATTCTCCACTGAAATCTGCCAGGTCACTTGCTCATATGACCAATTAATATTACTGATTTAGGTTAGCAAACATTTAGCATTCTGAATTTATCATTACAATTTTCATCAAAGTTGGTTTGTCAGGGATTAGAGGAGCTTCTCTGTCCCAAGGAAATGAAGTATAGGAATGGTGACAAGTAAGATAATTTGGagataatttttgaaaatgtgagaCCTGACTATTTTTTAACTAAATCACAACATCTGTTTTTGCTTTCAACAACAGATTATTAATTTAGAAACAATATTCTAATATTCTACAATGTTCTAATATTTTACATTCCATTATGTTCACATAACCAAATTTAATTACTGTCTTCCATTAGAAGCAGCTGATCtatattttatagttttttgTACTCTTATAGAGACAGTCACTACTCTCATTTAGGATTAGGATTCATTCCTGTTCAGGACTCATCATACCTCTGATTGAGTTTCCAAGTTTATCTTAGT
Proteins encoded:
- the NHLRC2 gene encoding NHL repeat-containing protein 2 produces the protein MCCCGYQGYPVFRPGGAGGAECAALKRQAGGLPAQTQLEYALLDADTAQEKENLVYQYLKKMDSRERDLTVPELGGDLQWLNTEGPISLHKDLCGKVVVLDFFTYCCINCLHLLPDLHALEHQYSDKDGLVIVGVHSAKFPNEKVLDNIKSAVLRYNIVHPVVNDADATLWHELEVSCWPTLVILGPRGNMLFSLVGEGHREKLFLFTSITLKFYKEKGQIKDNNIGIKLYRDSLPPSPLLFPGKVTVDDSGERLVIADTGHHRILVTRKNGQILHTIGGPNSGRRDGGFSEAAFNSPQGIAIKNNVIYVADTENHLIRKIDLELQMVTTVAGIGVQGVDKEGGAKGEEQPISSPWDVVFGSSVSGTQEDDVLWIAMAGIHQIWALMLEGGKLPKGSDLKKGVCLRFAGSGNEENRNNAYPHKAGFAQPSGLSLAPEEPWSCLFVADSESSTVRSISLKDGAVKHLVGGERDPLNLFAFGDVDGAGINAKLQHPLGVTWDKKRKLLYVADSYNHKIKVVDPKMKNCATLAGTGEAGNVVGSSFTQSAFNEPGGLCVEENGRLMYVADTNNHQIKVLDLETKILSMLPILKPEACDVPDNLPVQKDKIANLPRLPKSAPNIQLPSLIVAPGQTIQFLLKLTLPPDSKLNEEAPSAWFITAEDNTWLLQGQCLTGEIKDVPCQTVIPFQLPGSCVSAEATLAIKACLYYCSKGSSACMMAGISFSQPLQVTGTDQGSSAQVELIHTFVTN